The following is a genomic window from Salinibacterium sp. UTAS2018.
TTGACTTGGATCCGACAGGCTCGCGCGTAGCAACGTAGTCCTGCACGATGACACGAAGCACGTCAAGACCGCGGGCGGAAACCATTCCACCACCCACCTCTCTTGATTGGCACTCAATCCGTTCGACTGCCAATCTTACTCGACACACCACGACACAGCCGTTGCACCGCGCGAGTCATACCAGTAGCGTGTCTTTGTACTTGAGCGCTACCCTTTTGAGGAAATGCTCAGGTGTGACACCGAGCACTTTGATGAAACCCGGGAACTTCCCTCGTTCACCTGAAAGGCACGAACACATGACTGACGCAAATCCGCAGCCCGCAGCCCCCCAGCCGGCAGCTCAACTGACCACGGCTGAGGACAACCAGTGGGCGTCATTCGCTCATCTGGGTGGAATCTTGGGATTCCTTCCCGCGCTGATTATCTGGTTGGTCTTCAAAGACCGCGGCGCATTCACCAACACCGAAGCAAAAGAAGCACTGAACTTCCAGATCACCGTTGCCATCGCCTACGTGATCTCGAACATTCTGATTGCCGTCGTCATCGGCGGAATCTTGCTTCCGATCGTCTTCATTGTGTCGGTGATTTTCTCGATCATCGGCTTCACCAAGGCTAAGGACGGCACGAACTACCGCTACCCCTTCGCACTGCGCCTCATCAAGTAATTCTGCTTATCGGCAAAGTCGATAGCGAGTGAGCCCCGGGAGCTTCTGCTCTCGGGGCTACTTTTTTGTCCAAGTAAGGCTTTAATAGAGCCATGTCAGATTCCACACCGCCCCCCGCCTCGCCGTACGCACCGATCCAACCGATGAGTCCGAGCGACGAAAAGCTCTGGGCGACACTCATTCACGTCGGGGGAATCTTCTTTTCCTTCGTTCCCGCACTAGTGGGTTACCTCGTCTTCAAAGACCGCGGGCCGTTCATCAACGCCCACGCACGAACCGCACTCAACTTTCAAATAACCATGGCGATCGCCTACGCAGTTTCGGTGGTCCTGATGCTTGTAGTCATCGGCTACCTGACCATGTTTGCCGTGGCGATCATCATCCTGATCTTCAGCATCATTGCAGCGGTTGCTGCCAACAATGGACAGGCGTACAAGTACCCGCTGACCATCGAGTTCATCAAGTAACTCGAACTTTCGCTCTAAATGGGGGCGTCTGCTAGCAATCGCCGCACTACGGCATCCGCGAGCAGGCGCCCTTTGAGCGTGAGGTTTATCGTGCCTCTGAAAGCGGCCGGAGCTTCTACCAGCTCATCGGCGATCAGCCCTGCTACGGCGGTGCGACCCTCAGCATCGAGCGTCGCTGTCTTTAGGCCATCGCGAACTCGCGCGCGAAGGAGAACATGCTCGAGATATTTGCTGGAATCAGCAAGCGTCTCGCGCCCGGCTCCCGGTGAGTGCCCGGCAGCAATCCGGTCGGCATACGCCGCCGGGTGCTTGACGTTCCACCAGCGAACGCCACCGACGTGACTGTGAGCCCCCGGGCCAACACCCCACCAGTCATTACCTAGCCAGTAGCCAAGATTATGACGGCTCGCGTGGCTAACAGCGGGATTGTCATCACGTTTGGCCCAGTTGCTGACCTCGTACCAGTCGTAGCCTGCGGCGGCCAGCTTCTTATCGGCCAACTCATACATGTCGGCCTGCAGGTCGTCGTCGACCGGAGCAACGTCGCCACGTTTGATCTGCGCCGCCAGCTTGGTGCCGGTCTCGATAATGAGCGCGTAGGCCGAAATATGGTCTGGATTTTGCGCGATGGCGTGATCGAGCGAGCGCTCCCAATCGGCCAACGACTCGCCCGGAGTTCCATAAATGAGGTCGACGCTCACGTCGAGCTCAACTTCACGAGCCCATTTCACGACGTGAGGAACCTTCTCGGGGTCGTGAGTACGTTCCAGCGTGGCGAGCACGTGCGGCACCGCGGACTGCATCCCGAAAGACACTCGAGTGAAGCCAGCCTCTTTGAGCGCGAGAAGGTATTCCCTGTCGACAGAGTCGGGGTTGGCTTCGGTGGTGACTTCGACGTCATCCGCAAAACCCCACGTATCGCGCGCCGCGGCAAGCATTCGAGTGAGGTCGGTTACCGGCAACAGAGTGGGGGTGCCGCCGCCAAAAAAGACCGTTGAGGCTTTGCGCGGCGCTACGCCCGCATTCTCCAGCACGGTGGCTGCTTGCCTGATTTCAGCTATTGCTTCGTCGGCGTAGTCCGCCCGCTTAGCTCCGCGCAGTTCTTCACCCGTGTAGGTATTGAAGTCGCAGTAGCCGCAGCGCACCCGACAGAATGGAACGTGGATGTACACACTCCAGTCACGGTCGCCAGAACCGGCAGCAACGCTGGCCGGCAAGGCTCCATCGAGAGGGGCAGGATCAGCTATCGGCAACGCACCTGGCACGAACTAATCCCCTAACAACTGATGAAGAAAGTGCGCCGCTCATGACAGCGAGCAGCACCCGTCAATTGTCGCACCTCTCGCGTGGGAGCATGGATGGGTGACTATGCACATTCTCTGGGACATCGACGGAACGCTCATCCACAACTCCACGGACGGTGCCACCGTCTACCTCGAGGCGTTCACCCACGTCACGGGTGAAGCTCCCCGCCAGTTCATCACGAACCCGCACGGGCAGACCGAAGGCCAGATTCTCGCTGCGCTTCTCGAGATCAACGGGCACCCCGCCGCCATGCT
Proteins encoded in this region:
- the hemW gene encoding radical SAM family heme chaperone HemW; translation: MPGALPIADPAPLDGALPASVAAGSGDRDWSVYIHVPFCRVRCGYCDFNTYTGEELRGAKRADYADEAIAEIRQAATVLENAGVAPRKASTVFFGGGTPTLLPVTDLTRMLAAARDTWGFADDVEVTTEANPDSVDREYLLALKEAGFTRVSFGMQSAVPHVLATLERTHDPEKVPHVVKWAREVELDVSVDLIYGTPGESLADWERSLDHAIAQNPDHISAYALIIETGTKLAAQIKRGDVAPVDDDLQADMYELADKKLAAAGYDWYEVSNWAKRDDNPAVSHASRHNLGYWLGNDWWGVGPGAHSHVGGVRWWNVKHPAAYADRIAAGHSPGAGRETLADSSKYLEHVLLRARVRDGLKTATLDAEGRTAVAGLIADELVEAPAAFRGTINLTLKGRLLADAVVRRLLADAPI
- a CDS encoding DUF4870 domain-containing protein; its protein translation is MSDSTPPPASPYAPIQPMSPSDEKLWATLIHVGGIFFSFVPALVGYLVFKDRGPFINAHARTALNFQITMAIAYAVSVVLMLVVIGYLTMFAVAIIILIFSIIAAVAANNGQAYKYPLTIEFIK
- a CDS encoding DUF4870 domain-containing protein, whose amino-acid sequence is MTDANPQPAAPQPAAQLTTAEDNQWASFAHLGGILGFLPALIIWLVFKDRGAFTNTEAKEALNFQITVAIAYVISNILIAVVIGGILLPIVFIVSVIFSIIGFTKAKDGTNYRYPFALRLIK